From a single Bacillus sp. NEB1478 genomic region:
- the tkt gene encoding transketolase: MIYLSRNIDELAISTIRTLSIDSVEKANSGHPGMPMGSAPMAYSLWTKFMNHSPANPDWFNRDRFVLSAGHGSALLYSLLHLSGYGLTIDDLKQFRQWGSKTPGHPEYGHTVGVEATTGPLGQGMGMAVGMAMAERHLAAKYNRDQFDIINHFTYAICGDGDLMEGISSEAASLAGHLGLGRMIMLYDSNDISLDGELHHSFSENVQQRFEAYGWQVLFVEDGTDLDEIEKAIAEAQKELNKPTLIEVKTVIGHGSPNKSGKSASHGSPLGKEEILLTKEAYKWTFEEDFYVPEEVRSHFEDLKSEGQDKANKWNELFKSYEEAYPELAQELKGAIKGELPANYDENMPEFDKAIATRSSSGKALNVLAKNVPSIFGGSADLAGSNKTLLEGEVNFSRNDYSGRNVWFGVREFAMGAALNGMALHGGLKVYGGTFFVFSDYVRPAIRLSALMGLPVTYVLTHDSVAVGEDGPTHEPVEQLASLRALPNLNLIRPADGYESNAAWKVAVESKDQPTALVLSRQDLPILKNSKEKAYEGVKRGGYVISPADEEAEVLLLSAGSEVSLAVEAQELLKKEGINASVISMPSWESFDKQDNDYKESVLPKHITKRLAIEMGSSLGWHKYTGLDGDTLTIDTFGASAPGETIIKEYGFTPENVVSKVKNLLNK; encoded by the coding sequence ATGATTTATTTGTCACGTAATATTGATGAACTAGCAATTAGTACTATCCGTACTTTATCGATCGACAGTGTTGAAAAAGCTAACTCTGGACATCCAGGTATGCCAATGGGTTCTGCACCTATGGCATATAGTCTGTGGACGAAGTTTATGAACCACAGTCCTGCCAATCCAGATTGGTTTAACCGGGATCGTTTTGTTTTATCAGCAGGACATGGCTCTGCTTTGTTGTATAGTTTACTGCATTTAAGCGGTTATGGATTAACAATAGATGATCTTAAGCAATTTAGACAATGGGGAAGTAAGACTCCTGGACATCCAGAATACGGACATACTGTTGGAGTTGAGGCAACAACGGGTCCGTTAGGTCAAGGTATGGGAATGGCTGTCGGTATGGCAATGGCTGAGCGTCATCTAGCAGCTAAATATAACCGTGATCAATTTGACATCATTAATCATTTTACTTATGCGATTTGTGGTGACGGTGACCTAATGGAAGGTATCTCTTCAGAGGCAGCGTCTTTAGCTGGTCACTTAGGACTGGGCAGAATGATTATGCTTTATGATTCTAATGACATTTCTTTAGATGGAGAATTGCATCACTCTTTCTCTGAAAATGTTCAGCAAAGATTCGAAGCTTACGGATGGCAAGTTCTTTTTGTTGAAGATGGTACAGATTTAGATGAAATTGAAAAAGCAATTGCTGAAGCTCAAAAAGAATTAAACAAACCTACTCTAATTGAAGTGAAAACAGTGATTGGACATGGTTCACCTAACAAATCCGGTAAGTCTGCTTCTCACGGTTCTCCACTTGGAAAAGAGGAGATTTTATTAACAAAAGAAGCTTATAAATGGACTTTCGAAGAGGACTTCTACGTACCTGAAGAAGTAAGATCTCATTTTGAAGATCTGAAGTCTGAGGGTCAGGATAAAGCGAATAAGTGGAACGAATTATTCAAGTCGTATGAAGAAGCATATCCAGAATTAGCACAAGAATTAAAAGGGGCTATTAAAGGCGAACTTCCTGCCAATTATGACGAGAACATGCCTGAATTTGATAAAGCAATCGCTACACGTTCATCATCTGGTAAGGCGTTAAACGTGCTTGCTAAAAACGTACCTTCTATATTCGGTGGTTCTGCTGACTTAGCCGGATCAAACAAAACGCTGCTAGAGGGTGAAGTTAATTTCAGCCGTAACGACTACAGCGGACGTAATGTTTGGTTTGGTGTACGTGAATTCGCGATGGGTGCTGCATTGAATGGTATGGCTCTGCATGGTGGTCTCAAAGTTTACGGAGGTACTTTCTTCGTATTTTCCGATTACGTTCGTCCAGCTATCCGACTATCGGCATTAATGGGTCTTCCAGTTACTTATGTGCTTACACATGACAGTGTAGCAGTCGGTGAAGACGGTCCTACACATGAGCCGGTTGAGCAGCTTGCTTCATTACGCGCTCTTCCGAATTTAAATCTGATTCGTCCAGCAGACGGGTACGAATCTAATGCAGCATGGAAAGTTGCTGTGGAAAGTAAAGATCAGCCAACTGCTCTTGTATTGAGCCGCCAAGATCTTCCTATCTTGAAAAACTCGAAAGAAAAAGCGTATGAAGGAGTAAAACGCGGAGGCTACGTTATTTCTCCAGCAGATGAAGAAGCTGAAGTACTATTATTATCTGCAGGTTCAGAAGTAAGCCTGGCAGTGGAAGCTCAAGAATTATTGAAAAAAGAAGGAATTAACGCATCTGTAATTTCAATGCCTTCTTGGGAAAGTTTTGATAAGCAGGATAACGATTATAAAGAGTCTGTACTGCCTAAACATATTACAAAAAGATTAGCGATTGAAATGGGCTCCTCATTAGGCTGGCATAAATATACAGGTCTTGATGGAGACACGCTTACGATCGATACATTTGGGGCATCGGCACCAGGGGAAACCATCATCAAAGAATATGGCTTTACTCCGGAAAATGTAGTAAGCAAAGTAAAGAATTTGTTAAACAAATAA
- a CDS encoding iron-sulfur cluster biosynthesis family protein, whose protein sequence is MTFSISSTAANLYKDIDLGAKEGLRLFVKYAGSGDSGGFSLGVTPAIPDERDYVQEVEGVKFFVRPEEQWIVENMELDYDENTDYFSCHFPNLI, encoded by the coding sequence TTGACTTTTTCAATTTCAAGTACAGCTGCCAATCTTTATAAAGATATTGATTTGGGAGCAAAAGAAGGATTGCGTTTGTTTGTTAAGTATGCAGGAAGCGGAGATTCAGGAGGATTTTCACTTGGGGTGACACCTGCAATTCCTGATGAACGTGATTACGTTCAGGAAGTAGAAGGAGTTAAATTTTTTGTACGTCCCGAGGAACAATGGATTGTAGAAAATATGGAATTAGATTATGATGAAAATACTGATTACTTTTCTTGTCATTTTCCTAATTTAATATAA
- a CDS encoding DUF896 domain-containing protein has product MLSKEKLQRINELSKKSKQTQLSASEKAEQKKLREEYLKVFRKSFKQDLHGVTFIDPEGNDVTPEKLKRSKENKDNLKH; this is encoded by the coding sequence ATGTTATCCAAAGAGAAATTACAAAGAATAAATGAACTATCTAAGAAATCTAAACAAACTCAGCTGTCCGCTTCCGAAAAAGCAGAACAAAAAAAGCTGCGAGAGGAATATTTAAAGGTTTTTAGAAAATCGTTTAAACAAGATTTGCACGGAGTAACGTTCATCGATCCGGAAGGCAACGATGTTACACCAGAAAAATTAAAAAGAAGTAAAGAGAATAAAGATAACTTAAAGCACTAA
- a CDS encoding recombinase family protein, protein MKAIIYCRVSTEKEEQTTSIERQKSELLKMANQFGMEVIDSITEKASGYSLDREELLNLLDMARDGSFQCLLIQDDTRLGRGKAKMAILHQLLKYNIKVFTLSHQGEYTLTEADEMVLDIVSTVEEYQRKLHNMKIKRGMKKAVTNGFKPQKNLKNKNLGGRDKKEVPINEIVRLKNMKLTFNDIAITLRGLGFNVSKATVHRRYQDYIENSDN, encoded by the coding sequence ATGAAAGCAATCATTTACTGCAGAGTAAGTACGGAAAAGGAAGAACAAACTACTTCTATTGAAAGGCAAAAGAGTGAACTCCTCAAAATGGCAAATCAATTTGGAATGGAAGTAATTGATTCGATCACTGAAAAAGCAAGCGGTTATTCTTTAGACCGGGAAGAGTTGTTAAACCTTTTAGATATGGCCAGGGATGGATCTTTTCAATGTTTATTGATTCAAGATGATACAAGATTAGGCAGAGGTAAAGCTAAAATGGCGATCCTGCATCAGCTTCTGAAATATAATATCAAAGTGTTTACCCTTTCTCATCAAGGTGAATATACGTTAACTGAAGCGGATGAGATGGTCTTGGATATCGTATCAACGGTAGAGGAATATCAGCGGAAACTTCACAACATGAAAATTAAGCGGGGAATGAAAAAAGCTGTTACAAATGGTTTCAAACCGCAAAAAAATTTAAAAAATAAAAATTTGGGTGGAAGAGATAAAAAAGAAGTCCCCATTAATGAAATCGTTCGGTTGAAAAACATGAAACTGACATTCAATGACATTGCCATTACACTCCGGGGATTAGGTTTTAATGTCTCAAAAGCAACCGTTCATAGAAGGTATCAGGATTATATAGAAAATAGTGATAACTAG
- a CDS encoding LysM peptidoglycan-binding domain-containing protein, which translates to MKQGTVHVMVFLCLVGGIFFTLSNMAAKDTQYIEVTVKEGDSLWSLSEKYTGEHKYSNWEFIKWVEDRNSVNASAVFPGQKLVIPVNK; encoded by the coding sequence ATGAAACAAGGAACAGTACATGTTATGGTATTCTTATGTTTAGTAGGTGGGATTTTCTTTACGTTATCAAATATGGCAGCAAAAGATACACAATATATAGAGGTTACCGTTAAAGAAGGAGATTCTCTTTGGAGTCTTTCTGAAAAGTATACAGGAGAACACAAGTATTCAAATTGGGAATTTATAAAATGGGTGGAAGATAGAAACAGTGTTAATGCTTCTGCTGTATTCCCTGGTCAGAAACTCGTTATACCAGTCAACAAATAA
- the lexA gene encoding transcriptional repressor LexA — MTKLSRRQLDILDFIKEEVSQKGYPPSVREIGEAVGLASSSTVHGHLARLEKKGLIRRDPTKPRAIEVLGLEDNVASVKSISIPVLGKVTAGLPISAIENVEEYFPLPEYMVGDENVFMLSVIGNSMIEAGILDGDLVVVKQQQSANNGDIIVAMTDEDEATVKRFFKEKNHIRLQPENSSMEPIILQSCTILGKVIGVYRTIH; from the coding sequence ATGACTAAGTTATCCAGAAGACAGTTGGATATTTTGGATTTTATAAAAGAAGAAGTTTCTCAAAAAGGATATCCCCCATCTGTAAGGGAGATTGGTGAAGCTGTAGGATTAGCGTCGAGTTCCACAGTGCATGGGCATTTAGCAAGACTGGAGAAAAAAGGACTTATTCGCAGAGATCCAACAAAACCGAGAGCAATAGAAGTATTAGGTTTAGAAGATAATGTTGCTTCTGTTAAATCGATTTCAATTCCCGTGCTCGGTAAGGTTACAGCGGGGCTGCCGATCAGTGCGATTGAAAATGTAGAAGAATACTTTCCTTTGCCTGAATATATGGTAGGTGACGAAAATGTTTTTATGCTTTCAGTAATTGGAAACAGTATGATTGAAGCCGGAATCTTAGATGGTGACTTAGTCGTTGTTAAACAACAGCAGTCTGCAAACAATGGTGACATTATCGTAGCAATGACCGACGAGGACGAAGCAACGGTAAAACGATTCTTTAAAGAGAAGAATCACATCCGTCTTCAGCCTGAGAACTCTTCTATGGAACCTATTATCCTTCAAAGCTGTACAATCCTAGGGAAAGTAATCGGCGTATACAGAACGATCCATTAA
- a CDS encoding DUF1259 domain-containing protein has product MKTNDESICQEFARIIGGQAGFAGGKCVATINRDDIKATILGKRFRVTTSFSFESRDSCGKALCLGRIALLQKEVSEFVESILDQGIEVSSVHNEWLFDKPNLIYVNIEDVDDPLDFARKVRRALRSL; this is encoded by the coding sequence ATGAAGACGAATGATGAATCAATTTGTCAAGAGTTTGCGAGAATTATTGGAGGGCAAGCAGGATTTGCCGGTGGAAAATGTGTGGCAACAATAAATCGAGATGATATAAAAGCTACAATTTTGGGTAAGCGGTTTAGGGTAACAACTTCTTTCTCATTTGAGTCAAGAGATAGTTGTGGAAAAGCCTTGTGTCTGGGTAGAATAGCACTTTTGCAAAAAGAGGTAAGTGAATTTGTTGAATCCATTCTTGATCAAGGAATAGAAGTATCTTCTGTACACAACGAGTGGTTGTTCGACAAACCGAATTTGATTTACGTTAATATTGAAGACGTTGATGATCCACTGGATTTTGCAAGAAAAGTCAGAAGAGCTTTGAGAAGCCTATAG
- a CDS encoding glycosyltransferase — MSLEISIVLSTYNALERLKNCLYSLTLQDVPLSKFEVIVVDDCSTDQTEEYMRSLISPYPITYEKNEKNLGRSSTRNKGIRLARGKILIFCDCDMILPPEFVRNHLNYHEQNDWLVVCGSFWHQISTHPPLTFESIKNKHYLHHVTEQPWAYWFKQFVYKYGRNLTSFYFPWMYFVVMNVSVRKKHVTEVGGFDESFQGYGGEDEELGFRLYKRGLHFVMDQHLKNYHQEHPRAVNQHDESQSNIDYILKKHQSIDTLLFYRINEYNHFYKNAVLQEIYRLPSSKENKDFLDMLVMMLTNASIQKNETFKKDFVERFQSINRQNYCPHLTMMIRKWLKKQRRRRFT; from the coding sequence ATGTCGCTGGAAATCAGTATTGTACTATCGACGTACAACGCATTAGAAAGACTTAAAAACTGTTTATATTCCTTAACGTTACAAGATGTTCCTCTCTCAAAGTTTGAAGTTATCGTCGTCGACGACTGTTCAACAGACCAGACTGAAGAATACATGAGAAGTTTGATTTCCCCTTATCCCATCACCTATGAAAAGAATGAAAAAAACTTAGGACGATCCTCTACTCGGAATAAAGGTATAAGACTTGCTCGTGGGAAAATCCTTATTTTTTGCGATTGTGATATGATCCTTCCACCAGAGTTTGTTCGGAACCATTTAAACTATCACGAACAAAATGATTGGCTCGTTGTGTGTGGTTCTTTTTGGCACCAGATATCAACTCACCCCCCTCTTACGTTTGAATCTATAAAAAACAAACACTACCTTCATCATGTTACAGAGCAACCATGGGCTTATTGGTTCAAACAATTTGTTTACAAATATGGAAGAAATCTAACATCATTCTATTTTCCTTGGATGTACTTTGTGGTGATGAATGTTTCCGTAAGAAAAAAGCATGTGACTGAAGTTGGTGGTTTTGATGAAAGCTTTCAAGGTTATGGAGGGGAAGATGAAGAACTCGGGTTTCGTTTATATAAAAGGGGGCTTCATTTTGTTATGGATCAACATTTAAAGAACTACCATCAAGAACATCCTCGTGCTGTAAACCAACATGATGAGAGTCAATCCAACATTGACTATATCTTAAAGAAACACCAGTCTATTGATACTCTCTTGTTCTACAGAATTAATGAATATAATCATTTTTATAAAAATGCGGTGTTACAAGAAATCTATCGACTCCCCTCATCAAAAGAAAATAAGGATTTCTTAGATATGCTGGTTATGATGTTAACGAACGCTTCAATCCAAAAAAATGAAACATTTAAAAAAGATTTTGTTGAAAGGTTTCAATCAATTAACAGGCAGAATTATTGCCCTCACTTAACAATGATGATCAGGAAATGGTTAAAAAAACAGAGAAGAAGGAGATTTACGTGA
- a CDS encoding sugar phosphate nucleotidyltransferase, whose translation MKVYGVIPAAGRGSRLAPLPFSKEMFPLGFQRMEENYRPRPVSLHLVETFKEAGIHDIFWITSIDKTDIQKYYKSGTNLQMNFCYLLQDEPKGMVDALTYINPWLTERDDYLIALGMPDTIFYPTTIFLQMKQLLLSQKKLDVVLGLFETEQWYKLGMVQFKEEQGQLMVNRILDKPKSKPDTRFAWGVSMWRSSFQAHLIKVMQETDKLTEYTLSDAFNSALDEGFNIGVVQGCSFVDIGTVEDLQRAIELTNILPSVGKDEH comes from the coding sequence GTGAAAGTTTATGGCGTTATACCCGCAGCTGGAAGAGGAAGCAGGTTAGCTCCCCTTCCTTTCTCTAAAGAAATGTTTCCGTTAGGTTTCCAGCGAATGGAGGAAAATTATCGCCCTCGTCCCGTTTCACTTCACCTTGTTGAAACATTTAAAGAAGCTGGAATCCATGATATATTCTGGATCACTTCTATAGATAAGACTGATATACAGAAGTATTATAAGAGTGGAACTAACCTTCAGATGAACTTTTGTTATCTGTTGCAAGATGAACCGAAAGGTATGGTGGATGCCTTAACTTATATCAATCCTTGGCTAACCGAGAGGGATGATTATTTGATCGCCTTAGGTATGCCTGACACCATCTTCTATCCAACCACTATTTTTCTTCAGATGAAACAGCTTCTTTTATCACAAAAAAAACTCGACGTGGTACTTGGTCTTTTCGAAACTGAGCAATGGTATAAACTCGGAATGGTTCAGTTTAAAGAGGAACAAGGCCAACTAATGGTCAATAGAATTTTGGATAAACCAAAAAGCAAACCTGACACTCGTTTTGCTTGGGGAGTTTCCATGTGGAGATCTTCCTTTCAAGCGCATCTAATAAAGGTGATGCAAGAAACGGATAAGTTGACCGAATACACATTAAGCGATGCATTCAATAGTGCTTTGGATGAGGGTTTTAATATCGGTGTGGTCCAGGGATGTTCATTCGTTGATATCGGAACGGTTGAGGACTTACAAAGAGCAATAGAGCTTACAAATATCCTTCCTTCGGTGGGAAAAGATGAGCATTAA
- a CDS encoding glycosyltransferase family 2 protein yields MSIKLSIIIPSYNRYPLNLCSLYSLENQTVSAKDIEILFIDDCSTDKTSYLRHYESRYKFTYIRNLKNKGRAASRNIGIAKAKGELLLFLDAEMMVEPDFLQNHIDHHHHKNRLVVCGTFYHMGVFTMYYPDFSTNQVNHIYRLAHNHSIPLPTFKRKEAFPIIKKEDIDSLNFKKLSFHNPYFSEIANAFGDDLEGYGLPWTVFLSGNVSLKKDFLLKTGGFDENFKGWGFEDWELGYRLFKNGARIISRENIKAYHQEHPVPQKFIKFEMLPNFYLFQKKHQTFEVSIHVLFLLGLTSRLQENLIVKEYHMLIRDHPNKFLLLIEVFLNGLDYFAAELASVPFKLDQNLLQQRIKLRNQKIEILKLGKYSNFLHAFNLVTKKMHLQ; encoded by the coding sequence ATGAGCATTAAATTAAGTATTATCATACCTTCATACAATCGTTATCCTTTAAACCTTTGCAGTTTGTATTCCTTAGAAAATCAAACAGTAAGCGCAAAAGATATCGAAATTCTATTCATTGATGATTGCTCCACCGACAAAACTTCTTATCTTAGGCATTATGAATCCAGGTACAAGTTCACATATATCCGAAACTTAAAAAATAAGGGTCGAGCTGCTTCTCGAAACATTGGAATTGCTAAGGCTAAGGGTGAGCTTCTTTTGTTTCTAGATGCAGAAATGATGGTTGAACCAGACTTCTTGCAAAATCACATCGATCATCACCATCATAAGAACCGCCTAGTGGTATGCGGAACCTTCTATCATATGGGTGTGTTTACAATGTATTACCCTGACTTCTCTACTAATCAAGTGAATCACATTTATCGTTTAGCTCACAATCATTCAATACCACTTCCTACTTTTAAAAGAAAGGAAGCTTTTCCAATTATCAAGAAAGAGGATATTGATTCCCTAAACTTTAAAAAGTTGAGTTTCCACAATCCATATTTTTCTGAAATAGCGAATGCGTTTGGAGATGATTTAGAGGGTTATGGATTGCCATGGACTGTTTTCCTCAGTGGGAACGTATCATTAAAAAAAGATTTCTTGTTAAAGACAGGTGGGTTTGACGAGAACTTCAAAGGTTGGGGATTTGAAGATTGGGAATTAGGCTACCGGTTGTTTAAGAATGGAGCCCGCATTATCAGCAGAGAGAATATCAAAGCTTACCATCAGGAACATCCCGTTCCGCAGAAATTCATTAAATTCGAAATGTTACCCAACTTCTATTTATTTCAGAAAAAACATCAAACGTTCGAGGTCAGTATTCATGTGCTCTTTCTTTTAGGTTTAACAAGTCGCCTACAAGAAAACTTGATAGTAAAAGAATATCATATGCTGATTCGCGACCATCCGAATAAATTTTTATTATTAATCGAAGTATTTCTAAATGGACTGGATTATTTTGCTGCTGAATTAGCATCTGTTCCTTTTAAACTAGATCAAAACTTGCTGCAACAGCGTATTAAGTTAAGAAATCAAAAAATAGAGATTCTTAAATTAGGAAAATACTCTAATTTTCTCCACGCGTTTAATTTGGTGACCAAGAAGATGCACTTACAATAA